TCTAGCTCTTGCTGTAGTTTCTTCACGGCCTTATCCTTGCCGATAGCATCTCGCACCTTTTGGATAAATTCCTCAGCCCGGCGGCGCACCCGACCATCGGGGGTTTGATCGGCCAAGGATTGGAGAATCGCGATCGCTTTCGGTGTTTCCATGCTGCCTAGGGCGCTGGCGACTGACACTTGGGTGAGGAAGAAAGACTCCCCAGCGAGTTCATCGAGGCGATCGAGGATGCGCTGAAGGTTGGTGTCGGACTGGCCGCTAGCAATGACGCCGAGAGCCCGGATAGCAGCCAGGCGAAGGGCTTGGGGAACGCCGAGGGCAGTGTAGTGCAAAATCAGATCCAGAGCCGCTTCGGAGGTTTTGAGTTTGCTCAGACCGGCGATCGCCCCACTGCGCACGGTTTCATTCCATCCAGCGCGGGTTTCCAACACCGACCGCAGCAGCGCCAGCACCTCATCTTGCTTCGACTCACCATTGAAGTCGCTGGTGGCGACGTGGGCGATCGCTCCCATGGCTGCAGCCTCCACGTAGTAGCTGGCATCTCCCTGCTCAACCACGGGCTTCAGAGCATGGTAGCTGGCCAAAGTTTTGATTTTGCCGAGGGCAGAGACGACGGCGCGGCGTACCCTAGCTTCAGAATCCTGAAGTCCAGTCACCAGCGCCTCCGTAGCTTGATCGAGCTTGATGCTGGCCAGGTGATCCGCCACCTCGGCCCGCACGCCCCAGAACGGATCCGATTGCAGTGCCTCGGTCAGGGCCCGCACGCCTTCTAGTCCGCCTTTCTTAGCGATCGCTTCTGCCGCAAACATGCGAGAGAGGGGATCGGGATCGGATTTGAGCTGGGCTTTCAGTTCTGCCAACGGATAGTCTAGAGTAACGGTCTTGAGCGTATGATTGCCTACGTCGAAGCTGACAAACTGGGGCTTCTTGGGCAGCGGTAGATAGAAGGTTTGCTCCCGCTCATGGAGGCGCAGGGTGAATACCGTGGGATCTGAGGGGCGATCGTTGTAGCCAAAGCCAATGGGCATCTTCAGGTCAAATAGACCATTGGTGCTGGGGGTATCGCCATCCTGGGCTTGGGTTTGAGTCACCGTCAGCTTTGCCAGTTGGCTATCATTATCCCAACTGTAGGACACCTTGAAGTCAGGATGCCCGCCGCGAAATACGTATTGATCAAATAAGAACTGTAGGTTGCGACCGGTGGTTTTATCAATCGATCGCAGCAGATCGATAGTCTCTACGGTTTGATGGGCATGGTCGTTGACAAAAGCGTGAATCGCTCGGGTAAAGAGGTTATCTCCCAACTCCCGGCGGATCATGTGATAGACGCAGGCTCCCTTTTCGTAGATATGGCGATCGTAGAGTTCGATCGCTTCTCGATAAATATGGGTGACCATGGGGCGGCGATAGCGGGAACTGTCTTCGCTCAGATAGCTGCGGGCTTCATTCAGCCGATAGTAGGCTGCTTCATCGGCCCCATACTCGCGCTCTGTCCACATTACTTCCGAATAGGTCGCCATGCCTTCCTTCACCCAGGCATGAGACCAATGCTTAATTACCACCAAGTCGCCAAACCATTGGTGGGCCAGTTCATGGGCAACTAAGCTTTCCGAACCCCGGTTATCAATAGCAGCCCGTTCATCAATCAGGCAGCGATCGGTGAGTAAGGTCGTCGAGGTATTTTCCATGCCGCCGAAGATAAAATCCTCAACGCAGACCTGGGCATATTTCGGGTAAGCATAGGGATAGCCGTAGGCCTGGCTAAAGAATTCAATCATCTGGGGCGTCTTGCCCATGGTGCGGCGGGCGTCCGCTTCCCGTCCCTTTTCGACGTAGTAGGTGACCGGCTTGCCGTTCCACTCGTCCCGCAGCTCTGCAAAATCACCTACGGCCAAGGTCATGAGGTAGGTGGGATGGACTTCCTGCTGGCTCCAGTGGAAAATCTTAAAGTCGCCGTCTTCCTGGGTTTCGATCAGTTCGCCGTTGGAAATCGCCATCAGTGGCTTGGGCACCCGCACCCGAATTTCTGACGTGGCCAACTGTCCCGGATAGTCAAAACAGGGGAACCAGTAGCGGGAATCTTCATCCTCGCCCTGAGTCCACACCTGAGTTGCTTTGTTGGGATAGTGTTCATCCGGCGCGATGAAATAGAGCCCT
The sequence above is a segment of the Candidatus Obscuribacterales bacterium genome. Coding sequences within it:
- a CDS encoding M1 family metallopeptidase, whose product is MLHSQFEGWLDTETPKHKSFELPGAKPHYNPDRPGQVQHIRLDLNLDIPNQRYQGTCSIQIQPICDGIEQLTLDAVDLQIDTVQVGPVAQPFDYDGESLSIRLLTPTRAGQVFTVAIAYRVEHPQRGLYFIAPDEHYPNKATQVWTQGEDEDSRYWFPCFDYPGQLATSEIRVRVPKPLMAISNGELIETQEDGDFKIFHWSQQEVHPTYLMTLAVGDFAELRDEWNGKPVTYYVEKGREADARRTMGKTPQMIEFFSQAYGYPYAYPKYAQVCVEDFIFGGMENTSTTLLTDRCLIDERAAIDNRGSESLVAHELAHQWFGDLVVIKHWSHAWVKEGMATYSEVMWTEREYGADEAAYYRLNEARSYLSEDSSRYRRPMVTHIYREAIELYDRHIYEKGACVYHMIRRELGDNLFTRAIHAFVNDHAHQTVETIDLLRSIDKTTGRNLQFLFDQYVFRGGHPDFKVSYSWDNDSQLAKLTVTQTQAQDGDTPSTNGLFDLKMPIGFGYNDRPSDPTVFTLRLHEREQTFYLPLPKKPQFVSFDVGNHTLKTVTLDYPLAELKAQLKSDPDPLSRMFAAEAIAKKGGLEGVRALTEALQSDPFWGVRAEVADHLASIKLDQATEALVTGLQDSEARVRRAVVSALGKIKTLASYHALKPVVEQGDASYYVEAAAMGAIAHVATSDFNGESKQDEVLALLRSVLETRAGWNETVRSGAIAGLSKLKTSEAALDLILHYTALGVPQALRLAAIRALGVIASGQSDTNLQRILDRLDELAGESFFLTQVSVASALGSMETPKAIAILQSLADQTPDGRVRRRAEEFIQKVRDAIGKDKAVKKLQQELDQLKKDNQDLRSRLEVLEAKSKES